A genomic window from Candidatus Omnitrophota bacterium includes:
- a CDS encoding prepilin-type N-terminal cleavage/methylation domain-containing protein, with amino-acid sequence MKKRELGFTLIELLIVVAIIGILAAIAVPNFLNAQTRAKIARVQSDQKSFGMAMEMYQLDNNDYPWIDLIRWGTNPLECRWTALTTPIPYINGFPQDPFGDYDTPNGLSWVTQTGGQWKYRTYDLWVAKPGLAHWGWMTTAINSVPLPQSTRYYYASQGPDKRAEADFSSAGIPFDASNGLTSRGDIYFAGPGFLTNENH; translated from the coding sequence ATGAAAAAAAGAGAATTGGGTTTTACTCTCATCGAACTTCTTATTGTTGTCGCCATTATCGGGATCCTAGCGGCCATCGCCGTTCCGAATTTTCTCAATGCGCAGACGCGAGCGAAAATCGCGCGCGTGCAAAGCGATCAAAAATCCTTCGGTATGGCGATGGAAATGTATCAGTTGGACAACAACGATTATCCCTGGATCGATCTGATCCGGTGGGGAACCAATCCTCTCGAATGCCGCTGGACGGCATTGACAACGCCGATTCCATACATTAACGGCTTTCCGCAGGATCCTTTCGGCGATTACGATACTCCCAATGGCCTAAGCTGGGTTACGCAAACCGGCGGCCAGTGGAAATATCGCACTTATGATCTCTGGGTGGCCAAGCCGGGATTGGCGCATTGGGGGTGGATGACGACGGCGATTAATTCGGTTCCCTTGCCGCAATCGACGCGTTATTATTACGCTTCCCAAGGGCCCGATAAGCGGGCGGAAGCGGATTTCAGCTCGGCGGGCATCCCCTTCGACGCCAGCAATGGCTTAACCAGCCGTGGCGACATCTACTTCGCCGGTCCGGGATTCTTGACGAACGAGAATCATTAA
- a CDS encoding peptidylprolyl isomerase: MLYLKKGILIGVMALLTFSLSTYGAEQEAADKAAPEKKTDDPVVCKVNAKEIKESQILEQIQAQLRQMGGQVTPDVREKANTLLFNESMNTLISINLLKQKAEEQKLKVEKEDVDKQIEEIKASLPANMKLEDALASSNMTEEDLRKQIQTGDQLLYKKVIDRNIKKPEAPTEKDIKDFYDKNPASFQEKVHASHILLQFPKDGSVTEAQKKELNTKLAAIRADIQSGKIKFEDAAKQYSDCPSKQKGGDLGLFQRGQMVPEFEKAAFDAKVGDLTDIVETKFGYHIIKVTDRQKPNLETEKEKIGKYLETQKYNQATRDYLDLLKKEAKIERVMSEADWEARNAPKEQAPKQGVQIDPEALKKMIDKQ, encoded by the coding sequence ATGTTGTACCTTAAAAAAGGCATTCTCATTGGCGTTATGGCGTTGTTGACGTTTTCTCTTTCCACCTATGGAGCGGAACAGGAGGCCGCCGATAAGGCCGCTCCCGAAAAGAAAACCGACGATCCCGTCGTCTGTAAAGTAAATGCGAAGGAGATAAAAGAATCGCAAATATTGGAACAGATTCAGGCTCAACTTCGTCAAATGGGCGGACAAGTTACTCCCGATGTCCGGGAAAAAGCCAACACGTTGTTGTTCAATGAATCGATGAATACGTTGATCAGCATAAATCTATTGAAACAAAAAGCGGAAGAACAGAAACTGAAAGTCGAGAAGGAAGACGTCGATAAACAAATCGAAGAAATCAAAGCCAGTCTTCCCGCCAACATGAAACTCGAAGACGCTCTCGCCTCCAGCAATATGACGGAAGAAGACCTGCGCAAACAAATTCAAACCGGCGACCAACTGCTTTATAAGAAAGTGATTGATCGAAATATCAAGAAGCCGGAAGCTCCGACGGAAAAGGATATAAAGGATTTCTACGATAAGAATCCCGCGTCTTTCCAAGAAAAAGTCCACGCTTCCCATATCCTTCTGCAATTTCCCAAAGACGGTTCGGTGACCGAGGCGCAGAAAAAGGAACTGAATACCAAACTAGCCGCTATCCGCGCCGACATCCAAAGCGGCAAGATTAAATTCGAAGACGCGGCCAAGCAATACTCCGATTGCCCTTCCAAACAAAAAGGCGGCGATCTGGGATTGTTTCAACGCGGACAGATGGTTCCCGAATTCGAAAAGGCCGCCTTCGACGCCAAAGTCGGAGACCTGACGGATATCGTGGAAACGAAATTCGGTTACCACATCATTAAAGTGACCGACCGGCAAAAACCCAATTTAGAAACGGAAAAAGAGAAAATTGGAAAGTATCTCGAAACGCAGAAATACAACCAAGCCACTCGCGATTATCTGGATCTGTTGAAGAAAGAAGCCAAGATCGAGCGCGTCATGAGCGAAGCGGATTGGGAGGCGCGCAACGCTCCCAAAGAACAAGCGCCCAAACAAGGCGTCCAGATCGATCCCGAAGCCTTAAAGAAAATGATCGATAAACAATAA